The DNA segment ACTGGAAGTCCCTGACCCCTCTGTGTTGGAACATATGGCGGTGGCCGTCAAGATCTCCAATTCCCCTATCGTGCGGCCCCAATCCGGCCTTAGCACTGCCGATATCGTTATCGAACATCTCGCCGAGGGTGGCATCACTCGTTTCACGGCCGTTTACCATAGTCAGGACGCCGAACGAATCGGTTCGGTTCGAAGCGCACGGCTCATCGACCTGGAGATACCGGTGCTGTTCGATTCCTTCCTGGTCTATTCGGGAGCCAGCGGCGAAGTTACCCGTCTGCTCGACAGCTCCGACTTTGCAGACACCACCCTGTCCGACGTGCGTGGCGATCCCGGTTTCTATCGACTGGAGGTGCCGGGGCGAGCCTACGATCACACCCTTTTCACCGATACCCAATTGCTGTGGCAGATTGCCGAATCTCAGAATTGGACCGATCCTCCCCGCCAGCGCGGCTGGGTCTGGAGCCATGAATTGCCCGAGGACGTCGATCCCGCCACTACGGTCGAAATACCTTACAGCGAGGAATACTCCGATGTCCAGTACCTGTACAATTCTGATCCCGGCCTTTATCAACGTTCGATTCTGGGCAAGCCTCACCTGGAAGAACTCACCGGCGAGCAGCTAACCGCGGCCAACGTGGTGGTTCTTTATGTCCACCATGTAGACACCTTGATCACCGAGGATGTCCTTGGCTCCAAGTCGATGGAGATTCAGCTATGGGGCCAGGGTCCTATGCAGCTCTTCCGCGACGGTGTTGCCAAGGAGGGCATCTGGCTCAGGCCAAATCGAGACGCTCCCCTGCTGTTTGTCGACGGGAATTTTAAGCCCATCCCCCTCAAGCCCGGAAATACCTGGATTCAGATTGTTCCTCTGGACATGGATGTCACCTTCGGCGAATAACAACCCTGCACGTCGGCAGATGACCACTGACCACTGACCGCCGACCGCCGTATTGCCCCATCGCCGTGTCTCCGTGTCCCCCCTCGCCGCGTCGCTCTTTCCTCCTGTCGCGAAGTCGCAGTGTCGCAGTGGCAATCTCAGAGTCCTCCTCCGCCCAACCTGCTTGGCGGAAGAATGTTTGAGACTGCCACGTCGATCTCGCTCGCTCTGGGATCGGCGTGCCAGCGTGACGTGCCGCTCGATCTCCTCGCAGTGACAAAGGAGGTGGTTCCGCTGATGCTCGCCGTGTCGCTCTCTCCTCTTGTCACAAAGTCGCCGTGTCACCGTGTCGCCCCATCCCCGTGTCGCCCCATCCCCGTGTCGCCCCCTCGCCGTGTCGCCCCCTCGCCGTGTCGCC comes from the Chloroflexota bacterium genome and includes:
- a CDS encoding DUF3048 domain-containing protein, which encodes MSSGRLRSHHLWLPTILLLLLFGLSLSACGDSTSGTTATPTKTPTAGPDDLPIATDTPGAPASPQSTPTATLPPPPKVLPTVDDPTLIGNGTLPDNVAPFTALEVPDPSVLEHMAVAVKISNSPIVRPQSGLSTADIVIEHLAEGGITRFTAVYHSQDAERIGSVRSARLIDLEIPVLFDSFLVYSGASGEVTRLLDSSDFADTTLSDVRGDPGFYRLEVPGRAYDHTLFTDTQLLWQIAESQNWTDPPRQRGWVWSHELPEDVDPATTVEIPYSEEYSDVQYLYNSDPGLYQRSILGKPHLEELTGEQLTAANVVVLYVHHVDTLITEDVLGSKSMEIQLWGQGPMQLFRDGVAKEGIWLRPNRDAPLLFVDGNFKPIPLKPGNTWIQIVPLDMDVTFGE